Within Bremerella sp. JC817, the genomic segment ACCGAACGCGAGAACACCCTCGCCGAGTTGATCATCGATATCGTTCCTTCGGTCGAACAGGTCCGTCTAGTGAATAGCGGCACCGAGGCGACCATGAGCGCCATCCGCCTGGCACGGGGCTTCACCGGTCGTCATAAGATCGTGAAGTTCGCCGGCAACTACCATGGCCACGTCGATAGCCTGCTGGTGGCGGCGGGAAGTGCGGCAGCCACGCTTGGCGTACCGAACTCGCCTGGCGTTACCCCTGGCACGGCTCAAGACACGATCGTTCTTCCCTACAACGATATCCAGGCCCTGACTCAGCTATTCGAGACCCACAAAGAAGACATCGCCGGCGTGATCTTCGAGCCCGTCGTCGGCAACATGGGCTGCGTGCCACCGGCCAAGGGTTTTCTGGAAACCATGCGTGAGCTGTGCACCCACTACGGTGCCGTCATGATCATGGACGAAGTGATGACCGGTTTCCGTGTGGCGATGGGTGGTGCGCAACAACTATTTGGGGTCACGCCCGATCTGACCACGATGGGCAAGATCGTCGGCGGTGGTCTGCCGATCGGTGCCTATGGCGGTCGAGCCGATATCATGGGGCACATTCTACCCGCCGGCGAAGTCTTCCAGGCCGGAACCTTGAGCGGCAACCCTCTGGCCACCGCGGCCGGCATCGCCACGCTCAAGACGTTGAAAGAAACGAATCCTTATCCCGAGCTCGACGCGAAAACGAAGCGTCTGGAAGAAGGCCTCATGGCGGCTGCCAGCGCGGCAGGAATTCCAACCGTGTCTGGACGGGTCGGCAGCATGTTGACGATCTTCTTCCACAACGAACCCGTTCTGAACTGGGACATCGCCGCCCAGTGTGATACCGCAGCCTACGGTCGGTTCTTCTGGCAACTGATCGAACGAGGCGTCTATTTCCCCTGCAGCCAGTACGAAGCACTATTCGTTTCGGCAGCCCATACCGACGAAGATATCACCGCCACGATCGACGCCGCGAAAGAAGCGTTCAAGGCGTTGTAGAAGTCGCCCGCGCGGCATTGCGAAAGCAAGCAGGGAAACGAGCGTGTTTCCCTGCGGGAGAGTGGGGCCAGCTTACGCTTCGGCCTCGAGCTTTTCTTCGGCGGCACTCTTGCGATAGTACTTTGGATTCAAGCTCCAGAAGTCATCCGACCGGCCTGCCAGGAAGTCGGAGATTCCCACGCGTCCCACCGCTTCTCCGGTGGGTGCCCAGTAGTTCTCGTCCACAACGCGAACACCTTCCGGCACCAACTGATGCTTGTTGCGGAGCCCTGGGCCGGTGATCGATTCGCCAGCGACCAACGACTTCATCAGGGCTTCCTTATCGATGATCTCGGTTTCAAGTACTTCCAGGCACTTGCCCTGGTCGTTGCATTCGTAGATCGCGTGGAAGAACTGGTTCCGCTGAGCATCCATGACCACGTGCAGCCGCGAGACCTGTTCGTTGCAGCGCGCTGCGATCGCGCGAAGCGAGTTGACACCGACCGTCGTTGCACCAGCCACGTACGCAATCGTCTTGGCGGTCATCACGCCGATTCGAAGACCGGTGAACGAGCCTGGCCCCTGAGAAACGATCACCAATTGCAAATCGGTTGGTTTCCAACCGACCTCGGCGACCATATCCCGCAGCAGGGGTGTTATGGCCTGCGTAGTCGGCATGTTCGGATCGAGCCACTGGGCGAGCAGCAGTTCGGAGCCTTGAAAAAGAGCCAACGAACTTTGCCGAGTCGATGTATCGAGTGCAAGCGTCTTCAAGAATTCGATTCCTGGACACGAACAATGGGGTGAGGAGAGTCGCCTACCCCCATAACGGAAGTAGTGACAGACGCACGATTTGGCCGATCTTACCCGAACTCAGCGTTCCGTTCGAGTTGGCAGGCACCGCGTCTGCCCCAAGATGCCCAATGTCATTGTTTTTGGGTTATCTTGACCGTGGGGTTCCTTCAACCTAAATTTATATCCTATATCAGGTTGCGACGGCTTCCCTTGATACGGACCCGCGGCGTGACGAAAGTGCCAGTCTTTCGTTCGTGTGCTGCGAGATCGACCCCAGACCCATAGACTCGGAAAGGTAGTCGGGCGTGAAACGTGCCCTAATCAGCGACATCCACGGAAACTTGGAAGCCTTAAACGCGGTCTTGGACGACATTCGACAGCAAGGGATCAGCGAGATCTATTGCTTGGGCGACGTCATCGGCTACGGGCCGAACCCGGTCGAATGCCTCGACATGGTGCGACGCAAATGTGCCATGTGCCTGTTGGGGAACCACGATCAAGCCGCTCTGTTTGATCCTGAAGGCTTCAATCCGGTAGCTTTCCGAGCCATTCTTTGGACCCGCGACCAGATCGACAATTCGACCGGCGGTGCTGCAGCCGTGAACGAACGTTGGGACTTCCTGGGGGAACTGCCTCGCACGCACGTCGAACCGACGCGTCTGTTTGTGCATGGTTCGCCTCGAGATCCAACCAACGAATACGTTTTCCCGGAAGATGTCTATAATCAACGGAAGATGGAAAACCTTTTCGACCGCGTCGAGAAGTTCAGCTT encodes:
- a CDS encoding metallophosphoesterase; protein product: MKRALISDIHGNLEALNAVLDDIRQQGISEIYCLGDVIGYGPNPVECLDMVRRKCAMCLLGNHDQAALFDPEGFNPVAFRAILWTRDQIDNSTGGAAAVNERWDFLGELPRTHVEPTRLFVHGSPRDPTNEYVFPEDVYNQRKMENLFDRVEKFSFQGHTHIPGVFTPSLEFFGPDECDHEYRFGDEKALFNVGSVGQPRDGDPRACYVILTDESVVFRRVDYDSSVTAKKIYDTPQLDNMLGDRLRDGR
- the tsaB gene encoding tRNA (adenosine(37)-N6)-threonylcarbamoyltransferase complex dimerization subunit type 1 TsaB, whose product is MKTLALDTSTRQSSLALFQGSELLLAQWLDPNMPTTQAITPLLRDMVAEVGWKPTDLQLVIVSQGPGSFTGLRIGVMTAKTIAYVAGATTVGVNSLRAIAARCNEQVSRLHVVMDAQRNQFFHAIYECNDQGKCLEVLETEIIDKEALMKSLVAGESITGPGLRNKHQLVPEGVRVVDENYWAPTGEAVGRVGISDFLAGRSDDFWSLNPKYYRKSAAEEKLEAEA
- the hemL gene encoding glutamate-1-semialdehyde 2,1-aminomutase; protein product: MSRTKSHEIFARAKHLMPGGVNSPARAFGAVGGEPIVFERGEGAYLYDVDGNRYIDYIGSWGPMILGHLHPVVKEALHAAVDQGTSFGAPTERENTLAELIIDIVPSVEQVRLVNSGTEATMSAIRLARGFTGRHKIVKFAGNYHGHVDSLLVAAGSAAATLGVPNSPGVTPGTAQDTIVLPYNDIQALTQLFETHKEDIAGVIFEPVVGNMGCVPPAKGFLETMRELCTHYGAVMIMDEVMTGFRVAMGGAQQLFGVTPDLTTMGKIVGGGLPIGAYGGRADIMGHILPAGEVFQAGTLSGNPLATAAGIATLKTLKETNPYPELDAKTKRLEEGLMAAASAAGIPTVSGRVGSMLTIFFHNEPVLNWDIAAQCDTAAYGRFFWQLIERGVYFPCSQYEALFVSAAHTDEDITATIDAAKEAFKAL